The nucleotide window CGGACATCTGTTCGCTCCAGCTCATCTCCTTATTACCGCCGGTGCGGGTGTTGTAGTACTCCCGAACGGCTTTGTCATATTCGGCAATGGTGTCACCATCATTGCTGTCGTTGTAACTGTCCTGCTTCAGTACCACGTCTACCGGCAGGCGGGGTTTAACTTCCGGGTTCTGGTCCGGGTAGCCAAGGCAGAGACCGAAGACCGGGTAGACCAGTTCCGGTAGTTCAAGCAGTTCTGATACCCGGGCGATCTGATTGCGGATGCCGCCGATATAGACGATGCCGAGTCCCAGTGATTCTGCTGCGATGACGAGGTTCTGGGCAAACAGGGCGACATCGACGGTGGACGTGATAAATTGCTCGGTGAAGCCTGACTGCATGTCGGCATCGTTCATATCGCAGGCCAGTTTAAGGCGCTGCATATCGGCGCAGAGCACCAGAAAAACTGGCGCCTCGGCTACATAAGCCTGGCCGCCGGAGCACTCCATTAGTTGGCTGCGTTTGTCCTGATCATTTACCTGGATCACCGTACAGGCCTGGATGAAGCTGGAGGTTGCTGCTGCCTGTCCGGCCTGTACCAGTGTTTTGAGGGTTTCCTGCGGAATGGGCTGATCGGTAAATTTACGGATTGATCGGTGACTGTTAAGAAGCTCAATAACGGCGTTCATCGGTTATTCCATCTGGGTATCGGTGGTGAAGG belongs to Amphritea atlantica and includes:
- the nfsA gene encoding oxygen-insensitive NADPH nitroreductase; amino-acid sequence: MNAVIELLNSHRSIRKFTDQPIPQETLKTLVQAGQAAATSSFIQACTVIQVNDQDKRSQLMECSGGQAYVAEAPVFLVLCADMQRLKLACDMNDADMQSGFTEQFITSTVDVALFAQNLVIAAESLGLGIVYIGGIRNQIARVSELLELPELVYPVFGLCLGYPDQNPEVKPRLPVDVVLKQDSYNDSNDGDTIAEYDKAVREYYNTRTGGNKEMSWSEQMSGMLVKEARPHMLAFLKERGFLLR